The stretch of DNA TCCAACGCGAGGCTGAATTTAAACGTTTCCCCCTCATGGCGTGAAAACGGAAAAAAAGGGGCGTTTGGAGGACAGGCGCAGGAAGCCCCGACGCGGAAATTATCAAAACCATTGTTGCTTTTACGAGACACATTCTGAATAAAGCGTGCCGCATGGCGGCCAGCCTGAAGGCTAATCTGCGTTTCATCCGCCACCATAAGATTAACAAACATTTTAGAATGGCTAAAAAGTGCGGCAAAAGCCAAATCTAAACGCTGCGAGAAATGGGGGCTGCCAACCATATCAATGGGCAGACAAAACCAGCGGATCCCCTGTTGCTCGGCCATTCGACTGATTGATGCCAGTTTTGCCGGCAGCGCAAAAATATCGTCTTCCTGCGCCTCACGCAGAGTTTGAAGCGACATTCGAGTTGTACGCAAAGGCCAGTTTCGTTCTAAGAGCAAGGCCTGCACGCCGGTTTGAAAGGTTTGAAGAACTGACCCGATATCAATGGCAGAAGCATTATTACTGGGAACGCCGAGGGTGATCGCTCGAATCATTTTGCTAAAGCTTCCTTCATCAGTCTCAAATAGTCGGCTGCGCTGTTAATTTCTTTAAAATAATTCCGACCAACATCATGAGCGTAAACTAAAGTCTCTTCGGTACAAGGTAAAGCCTGTGCAACAAATAGATTACTGTGACATAAACATCTATTTCTCCATTCGCCGAGCAGTTTTTCATCCGATAGTTTAAACAACCCCATCGCTTCGGGATGGCTGACGGAACGTATAGGCCCTTGATACGTTTCTATTATTTTTTCTTGCTGACCCATTGCACAGTGAATAGAACTTAGCATACGGTTATCACGATTCTGCGTTAGAACAATATTATTCTTTCCGTTATCCATCTCGCTAATTAGTTCACGGTTAAAAAACATATCACCTGACACCACATAAGTGGGATCCATATTCTCTAACAGAGCAAGGCCAAGACTCATGGCATTATTTGTTGTCGCCCAATCTTCATTCAATACATAATTCAACTGCGGGTAGCGCTCCATAATCTTCAGCGCACCATACCCCACGACAACCGTAACTCTCTTACCAGCAAATGCCTCTATCGCATAATC from Cedecea neteri encodes:
- a CDS encoding NTP transferase domain-containing protein translates to MMVENAIILAAGRSLQLDGKNKVLIKHPVTRKTILDYAIEAFAGKRVTVVVGYGALKIMERYPQLNYVLNEDWATTNNAMSLGLALLENMDPTYVVSGDMFFNRELISEMDNGKNNIVLTQNRDNRMLSSIHCAMGQQEKIIETYQGPIRSVSHPEAMGLFKLSDEKLLGEWRNRCLCHSNLFVAQALPCTEETLVYAHDVGRNYFKEINSAADYLRLMKEALAK